In the genome of Anaerolineaceae bacterium oral taxon 439, the window CCTGTAAATCATTGCCATGGTTTAATAAGAAGAGGCTGCCCTTTTCCGACTTTTGGGGCAGCCTTTTTATCCGCCATGGGTCATATTATTAAGATATAGAAACAAATCGGGAGACTTCCGGAGAATATCATTGTAAACGGGGGATATAGGGCACTCTCAAGAATCCCGCATATTTACTCTGAAAATTGTTCTTTCGAATGGTATTTTGAGACGCCTTCATTATTTGTCCCTGCCCGATCCATTAGTTGATAAGGCAATTCCACCGAAACTGTTTCCCCGGCTAAAAAGCCCTTTTCCTTCAGGCAATACAATATCTGCGGCATAGGCTGTCTGGCGGCGGCGCGGGTCCTTCCGAAAGACGCCGACGGTTCCGCCCAAAGGATACCGTCCGCCCAAAACAGCCTCACTGGCTGCATGAAATCTATCCATCTCCCCGGCACATCCGCCGTCAGGCAGGCGGAGACCCGCATGGATTCCCGGCGGCGGCCCGCCGTCAGCAGATCTATCGCCGCACGGAGATAATACAGGCAGATCAGCCGCGCTCCGCCCGGAGGGCCGGGGATACCCAACACCGGCACACCCCCAATGAAGGTCAGGCTGCAATGCTTGCCGGGAGCCACGCCCAATTCCTGTACCACGACCGTACCCAGTTTCTCCAGCACATCCATGGTAAAATCCTTGCTCCACTTGGAGGAACCCGCGCCAATCACCACCATGTCCGCCTGCCGCACGCCACGCAGCAACGCCGCTTCCAGATCCGCCGGGTCGTCGGGCACAATGCCGCCCACCGCCGCCTGACAACCGAAACGCTTCAGCATGGCATACACCATGACGCTGTTGGATTCTACGTTTTTCCCAATGGGCACTTGCCCCCGGAGGGGATCAGCTCGTCTCCGGTGGGAAGAAACAGGACTCGCGGCTTCGCAAAAACGGGCACGCTTTGAAACCCCGCGGAAAGACGGCTTCCCAAAGCGTCCGGCGTCAGCGTTTCACCCCGACGGGCCAGAATTTCCCCTTTCATCATCAGGCTCCCCGCGGGCTGGATCTCTTCGCCTTTCCGCTTAGGGGCTGTGCAGATAGAAATCTCTTTGCCGTATTTCTTCACTTCTTCAATGGGAATCACCGTGTCGAATTCTTCGGGAATCGCAACGCCTGTGTTGCTGTAAACAAACTCCCGACCTTCTGTCCAGTCGGACGTATCCGGCAACCCGGCGGCAAAATCCGCGAAGCGCACGGCGATCCCGTCACAGGCGCTGGCATCCTGACCCGGCAAGGAATAGGGAGCAGTCAGATCCTCGGAAACTGTCCTCCCGTCCGCCTCCCAAATGGGGACCAACTCCATCCGGTTCAGAAATGGGATATGCTTTTCCAGAATGGACATCATCTCGTCCCGCGTGGGCTCAAAAGCAAGGGGATGATACATCACAGCACCGCCTTTCGCCGGATGACGGTCCGCTCGGCGGATTTTCCGAAGAAGTGATAGCCGGAGCCGCCTTCGCTGATGATGTCCAAAAGCGCATCCGGCTTCGTCACCTGGATGCCGCCCAGCATCGTCACGCCTCTGGCGAAAAAGGCGTCCGGCAACATACTGGCGGTGGGACCTGTGACCAGGATTTCCGCTCCCGGCTTTGCCAGCTCCAAAAGCCCCGGCAGGGTATCGTTGAGGATCGTCACGCCGGTGATGACCAGCAGGTCCGCGTCCGGCACGCACTCCGCCGCCCTCTCCGGCGGCAGATAGTATGGCATTTCCCGTTCCTTAAGGGTCCGGGGGTCCTGTTCCATCACATGGAAATCCGCCCCGGCGGCTATCAGCTTTTTCAGCATGGGCGCCAGCGCGCCCACCACCACCGTTTTGCGATAGCGGGTCACATCCAGCTCGTCAAAGGCGTCCGCTCCTGTCAGAATCTCATAATCCCGGGGCGGGGATTTCTCCCAGACCGCCATACTCAAAGCGTTCAGGGCGGCAATGCCCAAGGTACGGCGAAGAATATTATCGCAGAAAATATCCTCTAAACAGGCTCGGGCAGGCCGTCCCCGGAGCCGTCCCGACAGCGGCATGGCCCTGGCGGAGCTGGGGCAGCATACCGCCTCCGGCATTTCCTTCACTGGGGTGAAACACAGACCGCCGTGGCCTGTGGACAGCTTCACACCGGAGAAAAACAGCCCGAAGGCTGCTCTCTCCACCGTGACGCCATCCAGATCAAGGACAGTCTCCGCCTGCCGGATGGAATCCCGCAGAATCGAAAGCCGTTCCATAGCGCCTCCCGTTACAGGCCGATGATGGCGACGATCTGATCTTCCGTCAGCTCACGCTTGAAGAAGTGGCTGTAGAAGTAAGCAATCTTTTCGGTCAGGTCCTCGGTGGTCTCCACCACCTTCCAGGCGGCGCTTTCCCAATAAGGCTCCAGATCCCGGAGGGAGGCGGTGAGGATGTCCCAGACGGTCTTCGCGTCCAAGGGGTAGCTGCCAATCAAAAACGACAGGAAGAACAGCGCCGCCAGCAACGCCAGAAGCCCCAGAACGGCAAGGCCGAAAACGCGTTGTTTATTGGAAATAAAGTGTGGCATGGGGCGTTCTCCTCCAAAAGAAAATACGCTTTCCCTTGATTATAGCAGATGGAAGCTCAGAAGCGGCTGTCCCAATATCAGGGTTTGATTCATGAATTTCAGAATACTGAAATATCTCCTCGGTTTTTTCTGAAAGCTATTTCCGTTTAACTCATTGATTAATTCAGGTGAGGAGGCTTATAATCATACATGCAATCCATTTCTTGCAGCGTGGATCCGACAATCAAAAGGAATTCGTATCAAAGGAGGAACTTGTATGATTTCCGGGAATAAAAGGAAGATGTTGATAATTCTTATCGCCGCCGTATTGGGCATGTCGTTAATGACCGGCTGCGGATCGAAGCCGACGGAGACGCCGGAAACGGGGGCGCCTGAGACCGGGGCGGACGCGCCGGTGACGCTGCGGTTTGCCTGGTGGGGGAATCAGGTCCGCAACGACCTGACGCAAAAGGCAAACGAGCGATATCACGAGTTGAACGGGAACGTCACCGTTCAGGGTTCGTTTTATCAGTGGAGCGATTACTGGAGCAAGATGGCGACGCAATCCGCCGGGAAGCAGATGCCGGATATTATTCAGATGGATCTCTCGTATATCGATCAGTATGTATCGAATAACCAGCTTCTCGATCTGACTCCGTATATTGAAAGCGGCGCGCTCGATACTTCGAAAATTCCGGAGAATATTCTCGTAATGGGAAAGGTTGGCGAAGGAAATTATGGGATCGCCGCAGGAGTGAACGTCATGTGCCTGTTTTACGATAAGGCGATTACGGATTCCGTCGGCGTCACGATCGAAGACAATATGACTTTCGACGCGTTCGTCGAAGTCGCGAAGAAAATTACCGCCGAGACGGGCTATCGTGCGAAACTGATTTACGACGCGAACTATATGCGCGATTGGGCGCGCGCGGAAGGGATTTCGATTCAGAAGGCTGAGATGCCGGTTGACAGCGCCGACGCTTATGTTCCGTATTTTCAGATTCTTGTAGACGGGGTCGCTGAAGGATGGCATACCACTCCGGACGTCATGACCGGGAACGCGATTGAAATGGAACCGCTCGTTTATGGCTCAACGCCGGAAACCATGTCCTGGTGCACGCTGAACGGCGGGAGTAATCAACTGACCGCGCTGCAAAAAGCGGCGAAGGAGGGTCAGAAAATTACCGTTTCGACTATTCCGACCAGCGATCCGATCAAATCGAATTACCTGAAACCGAGCATGTTCTTTTCGATCAGCGCGGATACAAAAAATCCGGACGCGGCGGTAGCGTTCCTGAACTACCTGATCAATTCGGTGGAAGCGAACGAAATTCTTTTAGGCGAGCGCGGCGTGCCGATCAATACTGACATCGCTGATTTTATTTACGATAAAATCACGCCGGGAGAACAGGAAGTCATCAAGTTCGTCACTGAGGTCGTTACGCCGAACAGCAGTCCGATCGATCCTCCGGATCCGAAAGGCTCTTCTGAATTAAACGCCGCCTTGCGCGATATTGTCGAGAAAGTCGGTTACGGCGAATACAGCGCTGAAGAAGCGGCGCAGGAATATTTCACACGCGGAACCGAAATTTTCGCGGAAAGCAATAAATAGGCTGCATATCCCTGGATATTCAGGATTGCCTGCCGCTTTTGATCCCGAATCACGAGCGGCAGATTTTTAAACAACGCGGCTGAAGGAGGAGCGGATGAATTCAATTCAAAGACTGAATCGATGGCTGAATCGGGAGAGCGTAGCCGGGGTCGTTTTCAGCCTGCCGTTTATTATCGGTTTTTTACTGTTTCTGGCGGTTCCGATGGGTTTGTCGCTGATCTATTCGTTCAGCGACTATGATATTTTATCGCCGGCGCGTTTCGCCGGGTTCAGCAACTATATCAGGATTTTTACTCATGATCAAACGTTTATCAGCTCGGTCAAAGCAACGTTTTATTTCGCGCTCGTATCGGTTCCGCTGCGGCTGGTTTTTGCCCTGATCGTGGCGCTGATTCTGGTCAGGCCGACGAAGGCGGTCGGGTTTTATCGCGCCGCTTATTACCTGCCTTCGATTATCGGCGGCTCGGTCGCGATTTCGGTGTTGTGGCGGCGAATGTTTGCTGTTGACGGCGTCGTTAACAGTCTTTTGGGCCTGATTGGAATTCCGTCGAATCTGCCTTGGCTCTCGAATACGCGGACGGCGATCTGGACGCTGATTATCTTAGCCGTCTGGCAGTTCGGGTCGTCGATGCTGATTTTTCTCGCTTCGTTGAAACAGATTCCGGCTTCTTTGTACGAAGCGGCGGAAATCGACGGCGCGTCCGGATGGCGGACATTTTTTAATGTCACGCTGCCGCTGCTGACGCCGACGATTTTCTTTAATCTGGTGATGCAGACGATTAACGGTTTCCTCGCGTTTACGCAGAGTTTAATCATTACCGACGGTCGTCCGTTGAATACGACGCTGTTCTATGCGGTGTACATGTACCGACAGGCGTTCCAATACGGCAACGCCGGATATGCGGCGGCTCTCGCATGGGTCATGCTGGCGTTTATCGGCCTGCTGACGTTTATTTTATTCCAGACAAAAAAATACTGGGTTTATCAGCAGGATTGATGGAAAGAGACTGGTGAAAATGAAAGGTAAAAAAATAACGAAAGCCGTCGTTTATCATGTACTTGTCTGCGGCCTTGGGTTGGTGATGCTTTATCCGTTGATCTGGATGTTCATGAGTTCGTTTAAAGAGACGACTTCTATTTTTCGGACAGCCGGGTCCCTGATCCCTGAGCAGTTTACGATCGCCAATTATACGAACGGCTGGCGGGGGATGGGGGGCGTTTCATTCGCTTCCTTTTTTGGAAATTCGCTTCTGATTTCGTTGACAGCGACACTGGGGACGCTGGCGTCGTCTGCGCTGGTCGCTTTTGGATTATCGCGCTGTAGATTCCGTGGGAAAGGGATCCTCCATGTCGCGATGCTGGCGTCGATGATGCTTCCTGGTCAGATCCTCATGGTTCCGCAGTATCTCTGGTATCAGAAGCTGGGCTGGGTCGGATCGTACGCGCCGTTAATCGTACCGTACTGTTTTGCGGTTCAGGGATTTTTCGTCTTCCTTTTCATGAATTTCATGGAGGGAATTCCGCGTGAGCTGGACGAAGCCGCGAAGATTGACGGCTGTTCCTACTATGGGATTTTCTTCCGGATCGTCCTGCCGCTGGTTTCGCCGGCGCTGATTACCGGCGCGATCTTTTCGTTCATGTGGCGTTGGGATGATTTCATGTCAGCGCTGCTGTATATTAACGACGTCGCGAAATACCCCGTGTCGCTGGCGCTGAAGCTCTTCTCCGATCCCGGCTCGTCTTCGGATTTTGGTTCGATGTTCGCGATGTCGGTTCTTTCTCTGGTTCCGATTGTCATTGTTTTTATTTTGTTCCAGAAATACCTCGTCGAAGGCATCGCTTCAACCGGTATCAAGGGCTAATCAGCAGGCAAAGGAGCAGCTTACGAACGTCAGCATTATCGGCTGTGGCAATATCGCGAAAGTTCATTCGTCCGTCCTGACGGGAATCGACGGCGTCCGGGTCACTGGGTTCGTTGACCCGATCCGTACGCGGGCTGAGGCACTCGCGGCGGAATACGGATCGCCTGAAAGCGGCGTTTATGCGTCGTTGGAAGAGCTCTTCAGCGATCGGGCAATCGACGCGGTGCATCTTTGTACGCCTCATAACCTTCACCCCGAGCAGGCGATCGCCGCTCTCGATCACGGCTGCCATGTTTTCATGGAAAAGCCGCCGGCGATTGACCTCGACGAGTTTGAGCGGCTGCGCAATCGCGCGGCGCAATCCGATCGGCGCGTCGCCGTCTGTTTCCAGAATCGTTATAATGACGGGTTCCGCCGTGCGCTCGACCTCGTCCAGCGCGGCGATCTCGGTTCGATTGTTGGCAGCCGGGGAATCGTAACTTGGAACCGGGAACGCAGGTACTACGCCGGGTCGGACTGGAAAGGAACCTGGGCGAGAGAGGGCGGCGGCGTCCTGATCAATCAGGCAATCCACACGCTCGACCTGATGACGCAGCTCATGGGGAAACCGATCGAAGCGGAGGCGTCATTCATGAATCACAGGCTTAAGTCCGTCATCGAGGTCGAAGACACGATCGAAGCCTGCGTCCGTTTCGAAAAAGGAGACGCGGTTTTTTACGCGACGAACGCCTATCGCGACGACAGTCCCCCGTTTATCGAGGTCGTTTGCACGAAAGGCAAGCTACGCCTCGAAGGGAACCAGCTTGAAACGTTCGCAGGAGACGGGCGATCAACGGTCTATGATCCACCGTCAGAAGCGATCGGAGGAAAAGCCTACTGGGGGGACAGTCATCCTCGCTGTATCCGCGATTTTTACGACGGAATCCGAAACGGATCCTCGAATCGGGTCAGCCTGGACAGCGTCGCGGATTCTTTTCGGTTGGCGCTCGGTCTTTATCAATCCGCGCGGGAACATCGCGTCATCCGATTCAGCGGATGACCGCGGTCCCGCGCCAGGAAAAAACGGAAATCGGAATCAAAATGAAATCAACCGTCCGCGCGTTTTCAGCGGAACGGAAAATCGGAGCCAAAGAAGAAATTATGGAAAAAGTAAAGCTGGGTATCATCGGTATTGGGAATATGGGGTCGGTCCATCTGGGGAATATCCTGAAAGGGAAGGTCCCCGGTTTGGAGCTGGCGGCCGTCGCGGACCGAAAAGAATCGCGCAGGGCGCAGCTCCGTGAGACGCTTCCAGCGGCGATTGAAATCTTTGAGGAAGGGCGGGATCTGATTGAGCGTGGGAGCGTCGACGCGGTCCTGATCGCAGTTCCGCATTATCAGCATCCCGAATTATCGATCGCAGCGTTCCGGAAGGGGCTTCATGTGCTTTGCGAAAAGCCGGCGGGCGTTTATACGAAGCAGGTTCGCGAAATGAACGAAGCGGCGAAAAAGTCCGACGTCGTCTTCGCCATGATGTTCAATCAGCGGACGAATTGTATCTATCGAAAGATTCATGAGATGATCGAGAACGGCGAAATCGGCGCAATCCGCCGCGTTAACTGGATCATTACCGACTGGTACCGAACGCAAATCTATTACGATTCGGGGAGCTGGCGCGCGACCTGGGACGGAGAAGGCGGCGGCGTGCTGCTGAACCAATGCCCGCATCAGCTCGACCTGCTGCAATGGCTCTGCGGACTGCCAGTTCGGGTCCAAGGCTTCTGCCATGAAGGAAAGTGGCATGATATCGAGGTAGAAGACGATGTAACCGCGGTACTTGAATTCGCGAATGGAGCGACCGGCGTTTTCGTGACTTCGACCGGCGACGCTCCGGGGACGAACCGGCTTGAGATTACCGGAGAAAACGGGAAACTCGTCAGCGAGGATGGGAAGCTGACCTTCTGGCGCCTGAAACAAAGTATTCCTGAGCACTGCGCGACGAGCCAAGGCGGTTTCGATAAGCCGGGGATGGAAATCGTCAAGGTTGAAACCGATGGGCAGGATGAAGAGCATATCGGGGTGATAAAAGCGTTCGCTGGGAGGATTCTGAACGGAACGCCGTTGGTCGCCGAAGGCGTCGAAGGCATACGCGGACTGACGCTTTCGAACGCGATCCACCTGTCAAGCTGGCTCAAGCGACCGGTTGAAATTCCGTTTGACGAGGATCTTTTCCTCGCCGAGCTGGAAAAGCGGCGCGCTTCGTCGCGCGCGAAGGAAGACCGCGATATCGTTTTCAACACGGAAGGCTCTTACGGAAAGTAGTTCGATTTTATATCCAACTTAAGATGAAAGGATCGAAAAATGAAAAATAAAATAATAATCTCGGGTTTCGCTGACGAAATCGCTCCGCAGCTGAGCAACCAGATTAACGTGATCCGGAAGCTGGGAATTTCTCATATCGAAATGCGCGGGGTA includes:
- a CDS encoding ABC transporter permease — its product is MKGKKITKAVVYHVLVCGLGLVMLYPLIWMFMSSFKETTSIFRTAGSLIPEQFTIANYTNGWRGMGGVSFASFFGNSLLISLTATLGTLASSALVAFGLSRCRFRGKGILHVAMLASMMLPGQILMVPQYLWYQKLGWVGSYAPLIVPYCFAVQGFFVFLFMNFMEGIPRELDEAAKIDGCSYYGIFFRIVLPLVSPALITGAIFSFMWRWDDFMSALLYINDVAKYPVSLALKLFSDPGSSSDFGSMFAMSVLSLVPIVIVFILFQKYLVEGIASTGIKG
- a CDS encoding ABC transporter permease is translated as MQRLNRWLNRESVAGVVFSLPFIIGFLLFLAVPMGLSLIYSFSDYDILSPARFAGFSNYIRIFTHDQTFISSVKATFYFALVSVPLRLVFALIVALILVRPTKAVGFYRAAYYLPSIIGGSVAISVLWRRMFAVDGVVNSLLGLIGIPSNLPWLSNTRTAIWTLIILAVWQFGSSMLIFLASLKQIPASLYEAAEIDGASGWRTFFNVTLPLLTPTIFFNLVMQTINGFLAFTQSLIITDGRPLNTTLFYAVYMYRQAFQYGNAGYAAALAWVMLAFIGLLTFILFQTKKYWVYQQD
- a CDS encoding Fis family transcriptional regulator, which codes for MERLSILRDSIRQAETVLDLDGVTVERAAFGLFFSGVKLSTGHGGLCFTPVKEMPEAVCCPSSARAMPLSGRLRGRPARACLEDIFCDNILRRTLGIAALNALSMAVWEKSPPRDYEILTGADAFDELDVTRYRKTVVVGALAPMLKKLIAAGADFHVMEQDPRTLKEREMPYYLPPERAAECVPDADLLVITGVTILNDTLPGLLELAKPGAEILVTGPTASMLPDAFFARGVTMLGGIQVTKPDALLDIISEGGSGYHFFGKSAERTVIRRKAVL
- a CDS encoding oxidoreductase gives rise to the protein MEKVKLGIIGIGNMGSVHLGNILKGKVPGLELAAVADRKESRRAQLRETLPAAIEIFEEGRDLIERGSVDAVLIAVPHYQHPELSIAAFRKGLHVLCEKPAGVYTKQVREMNEAAKKSDVVFAMMFNQRTNCIYRKIHEMIENGEIGAIRRVNWIITDWYRTQIYYDSGSWRATWDGEGGGVLLNQCPHQLDLLQWLCGLPVRVQGFCHEGKWHDIEVEDDVTAVLEFANGATGVFVTSTGDAPGTNRLEITGENGKLVSEDGKLTFWRLKQSIPEHCATSQGGFDKPGMEIVKVETDGQDEEHIGVIKAFAGRILNGTPLVAEGVEGIRGLTLSNAIHLSSWLKRPVEIPFDEDLFLAELEKRRASSRAKEDRDIVFNTEGSYGK